A portion of the Glycine max cultivar Williams 82 chromosome 10, Glycine_max_v4.0, whole genome shotgun sequence genome contains these proteins:
- the LOC102660988 gene encoding uncharacterized protein: MKSELVRERKREAVPNSVKEAPYLLVQSKKDKEGYFACFLDIFKKLEITIPFGEALQQMPLYTKLLKDLLTKKGKYINNESIVVEGNCNAVTQRILPPKFKDLGSVTIPCSIGVVSVGKALIDLGASINLMPLSICRRIRNLEIAPTRMTL, from the coding sequence ATGAAAAGTGAGTTGgtcagagaaagaaaaagagaggcaGTCCCCAACTCAGTTAAGGAGGCTCCATACCTTTTGGTGCAAtcaaagaaagacaaggagGGATACTTTGCTTGCTTCCTTGATATTTTCAAGAAGCTGGAGATTACAATCCCATTTGGAGAAGCCTTGCAGCAAATGCCACTTTATACTAAGTTATTGAAGGATCTCCTAACCAAAAAGGGCAAATACATAAACAATGAAAGTAtagtggtggaaggaaattgcaATGCTGTTACTCAAAGAATTTTACCACCAAAGTTCAAGGATCTGGGAAGTGTAACTATTCCATGTTCAATAGGGGTTGTGTCAGTGGGAAAAGCACTGATTGATTTGGGAGCTAGCATCAATTTGATGCCACTTTCTATATGCAGAAGAATTAGGAATTTAGAAATTGCACCCACAAGAATGACACTTTAG